A region from the Variovorax sp. RKNM96 genome encodes:
- a CDS encoding LON peptidase substrate-binding domain-containing protein — MTTQPLLHSLPLFPLGTVLFPDGLLPLRIFEVRYLDMIGKCRKADAPFGVVSLTSGSEVRKAGADAESFAAIGTLAVIREFESPQSGLLQIECIGTQRFRVRSTELQKHGLWVAEVEAVIEDVALEIPDDLRHTATALRRLVDTLEERRRAQSAQGAQGARTVRLPIGEPYRFDDCGWVANRWCELVPMQLELRQRLMELDSPLMRLELVSDLLARTGIAE, encoded by the coding sequence ATGACGACACAGCCCCTTCTGCATTCACTGCCATTGTTCCCGCTCGGTACGGTCCTGTTCCCGGACGGCCTGCTTCCCTTGCGCATCTTCGAGGTGCGCTATCTCGACATGATCGGCAAATGCCGCAAGGCCGATGCGCCGTTCGGCGTGGTCAGCCTCACGAGCGGCAGCGAGGTCCGCAAGGCCGGCGCCGATGCGGAAAGCTTTGCTGCCATCGGCACGCTGGCCGTCATCCGCGAGTTCGAATCGCCGCAGAGCGGCCTGCTCCAGATCGAATGCATCGGCACGCAGCGCTTTCGCGTTCGCAGCACCGAGCTGCAGAAGCACGGCCTGTGGGTTGCCGAGGTGGAAGCGGTGATCGAAGACGTTGCGCTCGAAATCCCCGACGACCTCCGGCACACGGCCACTGCGCTGCGGCGCCTGGTCGACACGCTCGAAGAACGCCGCCGCGCGCAAAGTGCACAAGGTGCGCAAGGTGCACGGACCGTGCGGTTGCCCATCGGCGAGCCCTACCGGTTCGACGACTGCGGCTGGGTGGCCAATCGCTGGTGCGAGCTGGTGCCGATGCAGCTCGAATTGCGGCAGCGGCTGATGGAGCTCGACAGCCCGTTGATGCGGCTCGAGCTGGTCAGCGATTTGTTGGCACGGACGGGCATCGCTGAATAG
- the trpB gene encoding tryptophan synthase subunit beta, whose translation MQSNFQDYQQPDATGHFGNYGGTFASETLTHAINELRDAYAKFKDDPAFLAEFHYELKHFVGRPSPIYHAARTSREMGGAQIYLKREDLNHTGAHKINNVIGQAMLARRMGKPRVIAETGAGQHGVATATICARYGLECVVYMGSQDVKRQSPNVYRMNLLGATVVPVESGSKTLKDALNEAMRDWVTNVENTFYIIGTVAGPHPYPTMVRDFQSVIGTECIDQMPTMLAADGITGEAEGKQPDVVVACVGGGSNAIGIFHPYIPFANTRLIGVEAAGEGLDSGKHAASILRGSPGVLHGNRTYLLQNEDGQITETHSISAGLDYPGVGPEHAYLADIGRAEYVGITDVEALEAFHYLCRTEGIIPALESSHAVAYALKLAKTMRPDQSILVNLSGRGDKDIGTVADLSGVDFYDRPSMRGLSVKGGK comes from the coding sequence ATGCAAAGCAATTTCCAGGATTACCAGCAACCCGACGCCACCGGCCACTTCGGCAACTACGGCGGCACCTTCGCGAGCGAAACGCTCACCCACGCGATCAACGAGCTGCGCGACGCCTATGCGAAGTTCAAGGACGATCCGGCGTTCCTCGCCGAATTCCATTACGAGCTCAAGCACTTCGTCGGCCGCCCCTCGCCGATCTACCACGCGGCGCGCACCAGCCGCGAGATGGGCGGCGCGCAGATCTACCTCAAGCGCGAAGACCTCAACCACACCGGCGCGCACAAGATCAACAACGTGATCGGCCAGGCGATGCTCGCGCGCCGCATGGGCAAGCCCCGCGTGATCGCCGAGACCGGCGCCGGCCAGCACGGCGTGGCCACCGCCACCATCTGCGCACGCTACGGCCTCGAATGCGTGGTCTACATGGGCAGCCAGGACGTGAAGCGCCAGAGCCCCAACGTCTACCGCATGAACCTGCTCGGCGCGACCGTGGTGCCCGTCGAATCGGGCAGCAAGACGCTGAAGGACGCGCTCAACGAGGCGATGCGCGACTGGGTCACGAACGTGGAAAACACCTTCTACATCATCGGCACCGTGGCCGGCCCGCACCCCTATCCGACGATGGTGCGCGACTTCCAGAGCGTGATCGGCACCGAGTGCATCGACCAGATGCCCACCATGCTCGCGGCCGACGGCATCACTGGCGAGGCGGAAGGCAAGCAGCCCGACGTGGTGGTGGCCTGCGTGGGCGGCGGCAGCAACGCGATCGGCATCTTCCATCCCTACATTCCGTTCGCCAACACCCGCCTCATCGGTGTGGAAGCGGCAGGCGAAGGCCTGGACAGCGGCAAGCACGCGGCCTCGATCCTGCGCGGCAGCCCCGGCGTGCTGCACGGCAACCGCACCTACCTGCTGCAAAACGAAGACGGCCAGATCACCGAGACCCACAGCATCAGCGCCGGCCTCGATTACCCGGGCGTCGGCCCCGAGCACGCGTACCTGGCCGACATCGGCCGCGCCGAATACGTCGGCATCACCGACGTCGAGGCGCTCGAAGCCTTCCACTATTTGTGTCGAACGGAGGGCATCATTCCCGCGCTCGAATCCAGCCACGCCGTGGCCTACGCGCTGAAGCTCGCGAAGACCATGCGCCCGGACCAGTCGATCCTGGTGAACCTCTCGGGTCGCGGCGACAAGGACATCGGCACCGTCGCCGACCTGTCGGGCGTCGATTTCTACGACCGCCCCTCGATGCGCGGTCTGAGCGTGAAGGGAGGCAAGTGA
- the asd gene encoding aspartate-semialdehyde dehydrogenase, with product MANASQPLVGLVGWRGMVGSVLMDRMQAEGDFGLIEPVFFSTSNAGGKAPAMAKNETALKDANDIDALKKCDIVITCQGGDYTSEVFPKLRAAGWTGHWIDAASTLRMQDDAVIVLDPVNLPVIQNALTNGGKNWIGGNCTVSCMLMGVGALYKAGLVEWMTSMTYQAASGGGAQHMRELLTQFGTLNTEVRALLDDPKSAILEIDRKVLHKQQNLSAAETTNFGAPLGGSLIPWIDKDLGDGMSKEEWKAGAETNKILGQGAGFGTAAVPVDGFCVRIGAMRCHSQALTFKLKKDVPVADIEALIAADNPWASVVPNTREATLKDLTPVAVTGTMNIPVGRIRKLAMGPEYVGAFTIGDQLLWGAAEPLRRMLRILLEA from the coding sequence ATGGCGAACGCATCTCAACCTCTGGTCGGCCTCGTAGGCTGGCGCGGCATGGTCGGCTCGGTCCTGATGGACCGCATGCAGGCCGAAGGCGACTTCGGTCTCATCGAACCGGTCTTCTTCTCGACTTCCAACGCCGGCGGCAAGGCCCCGGCGATGGCCAAGAACGAAACCGCGCTGAAGGATGCGAACGACATCGACGCCCTGAAGAAGTGCGACATCGTCATCACCTGCCAGGGCGGCGACTACACCAGCGAAGTCTTCCCCAAGCTGCGTGCCGCGGGCTGGACGGGCCACTGGATCGACGCCGCCTCCACCCTGCGCATGCAGGACGACGCGGTCATCGTGCTGGACCCGGTCAACCTCCCGGTGATCCAGAACGCCCTCACCAACGGCGGCAAGAACTGGATCGGCGGCAACTGCACCGTGAGCTGCATGCTCATGGGCGTGGGCGCCCTCTACAAGGCCGGCCTCGTCGAGTGGATGACCAGCATGACCTACCAGGCAGCTTCGGGCGGCGGTGCGCAGCACATGCGCGAGCTGCTGACCCAGTTCGGCACCCTCAACACCGAAGTGCGTGCGCTGCTGGACGATCCCAAGTCGGCCATTCTCGAAATCGACCGCAAGGTGCTCCACAAGCAGCAGAACCTGAGCGCGGCTGAAACCACCAACTTCGGCGCACCGCTGGGCGGCTCGCTGATTCCCTGGATCGACAAGGATCTGGGCGACGGCATGTCCAAGGAAGAATGGAAGGCCGGCGCCGAGACCAACAAGATCCTCGGCCAGGGCGCGGGCTTCGGCACCGCCGCCGTGCCGGTCGACGGTTTCTGCGTGCGCATCGGCGCCATGCGCTGCCACAGCCAGGCGCTGACCTTCAAGCTCAAGAAGGACGTGCCCGTGGCCGACATCGAAGCGCTGATCGCCGCGGACAACCCGTGGGCCAGCGTGGTACCGAACACCCGAGAAGCCACCCTCAAGGACCTGACGCCGGTGGCCGTGACGGGCACCATGAACATCCCGGTCGGCCGCATCCGCAAGCTGGCGATGGGCCCCGAGTACGTCGGCGCCTTCACCATCGGCGACCAGTTGCTGTGGGGTGCCGCGGAACCGCTGCGCCGCATGCTGCGCATCCTGCTCGAAGCCTGA
- a CDS encoding YggT family protein, whose protein sequence is MLYQIPSFLLDVIVGLLGGACLLRLYMQYHRVPFGNPLGRFVFAITDWIVLPLRRIVPSVKRWDLASLIAAWLLVLLKFLLLWLLIGNLGRIATLPLVSLVGLLQLAISGLTALLVVYAVLSWVPGASPMLLDLISRLAEPLVRPFRRFIPLIGGVDLSPLAAIVVLQVIAIVLSNLLVFAYQLTF, encoded by the coding sequence ATGCTCTACCAGATTCCTTCGTTCCTTCTCGACGTGATCGTCGGCCTGCTCGGCGGCGCCTGCCTGCTGCGCCTCTACATGCAGTACCACCGGGTGCCGTTCGGCAATCCGCTCGGGCGCTTCGTGTTCGCGATCACCGACTGGATCGTGCTGCCGCTGCGGCGCATCGTGCCTTCGGTCAAGCGCTGGGACCTGGCGAGCCTGATCGCCGCCTGGCTGCTGGTGCTGCTGAAGTTCCTGCTGCTGTGGCTCCTGATCGGCAACCTCGGCCGCATCGCCACCTTGCCGCTGGTGTCGCTCGTGGGATTGCTGCAGCTCGCGATCTCGGGGCTGACCGCATTGCTGGTGGTCTACGCCGTGCTGTCGTGGGTGCCGGGCGCGTCGCCGATGCTGCTCGACCTGATTTCCCGGCTGGCCGAACCACTGGTGCGGCCATTCCGCCGCTTCATTCCGCTGATCGGCGGCGTGGACCTGTCGCCGCTGGCCGCCATCGTGGTGCTGCAGGTGATCGCGATCGTGCTGAGCAATCTGCTGGTGTTTGCCTACCAACTGACATTCTGA
- a CDS encoding phosphoribosylanthranilate isomerase has translation MTSSPPRTRIKICGLTREADVDAAVEAGADAVGFVLYAKSPRAITAERAAELASRLPPFITPVLLFVNEDAPKVIAALARVKGAIAQFHGEETPERCEEASGPGRFRYMRAARIPLGAAGAGFDLVKYASDYSHAQAILLDAHVEGYGGGGKAFDWSLLPPAVDAHLVLSGGLTPANVSDGIRILRTRCKTLSVDVSSGVEIDGPGNKGLKDAGKIRQFVAAVRAADASSFSS, from the coding sequence ATGACGTCCTCGCCTCCCCGCACCCGCATCAAGATCTGTGGCCTCACGCGTGAGGCCGACGTGGATGCCGCGGTCGAAGCCGGTGCCGATGCGGTCGGTTTCGTGCTCTACGCCAAAAGCCCCCGCGCCATCACGGCCGAGCGTGCCGCCGAACTCGCCTCGCGGCTGCCACCCTTCATAACGCCAGTGCTGCTGTTCGTGAACGAGGATGCTCCCAAAGTCATAGCAGCGCTTGCCCGTGTGAAGGGCGCCATCGCGCAGTTCCACGGCGAGGAAACGCCCGAACGGTGCGAAGAAGCCAGCGGCCCGGGCCGTTTTCGCTACATGCGCGCCGCCCGGATTCCGCTGGGGGCTGCCGGTGCCGGCTTCGACCTCGTAAAATACGCGTCCGATTACTCCCACGCCCAGGCCATCCTGCTCGACGCCCATGTCGAAGGTTATGGCGGTGGCGGCAAGGCTTTCGATTGGTCACTTCTTCCACCCGCCGTCGACGCTCACCTCGTCTTGAGTGGTGGGCTCACACCTGCAAACGTGAGCGATGGCATTCGCATCCTGCGGACACGCTGCAAGACGCTGTCCGTTGATGTGAGCTCGGGCGTCGAAATCGACGGTCCCGGGAACAAGGGCCTGAAGGACGCCGGAAAGATCCGGCAATTCGTCGCAGCCGTCAGAGCGGCCGACGCCTCGTCCTTCTCCAGTTAG
- the trpA gene encoding tryptophan synthase subunit alpha codes for MSRIAATFKTLQAQGRKALIPYVTAGFPFADITPELMHGMVEAGADVIELGVPFSDPMADGPVIQKAGEAALALGVGMKQVLAIVAAFRQKDATTPVVLMGYANPVERYDLVHGKQAFIRDASAAGVDGLLVVDYPPEECEAFAADLKAAKIDLIFLLAPTSTDERMAQVARIASGYVYYVSLKGVTGAGHLDTEAVGQMIPRIRQHVSIPVGVGFGIRDARTAQAVGSTADAVVIGTKIIQLIDGQPREKVVPAVREFLAGIREALDALPAATPKNAAGR; via the coding sequence ATGAGCCGCATTGCCGCCACCTTCAAGACGCTCCAGGCGCAGGGCCGCAAGGCGCTGATTCCGTACGTCACCGCCGGCTTCCCCTTTGCCGACATCACGCCCGAGCTGATGCACGGCATGGTCGAGGCGGGCGCCGACGTGATCGAGTTGGGCGTACCTTTTTCCGACCCGATGGCCGACGGCCCCGTGATCCAGAAGGCCGGCGAAGCCGCACTGGCGCTGGGCGTCGGCATGAAGCAGGTGCTCGCCATCGTGGCCGCGTTCCGCCAGAAGGACGCGACCACGCCCGTGGTGCTGATGGGCTATGCGAACCCGGTCGAGCGCTATGACCTCGTGCACGGCAAGCAGGCCTTCATCCGCGATGCGTCGGCGGCCGGCGTCGATGGCCTGCTGGTGGTCGACTACCCGCCCGAGGAATGCGAGGCCTTCGCCGCCGATCTGAAGGCTGCGAAGATCGACCTGATCTTCCTTCTGGCACCCACGAGCACCGACGAGCGCATGGCGCAGGTCGCGCGCATCGCGAGCGGCTACGTCTACTACGTGTCGCTCAAGGGCGTGACCGGCGCGGGCCACCTGGACACCGAGGCGGTCGGCCAGATGATTCCGCGCATTCGCCAGCATGTGAGCATCCCGGTCGGCGTGGGCTTCGGCATCCGCGACGCCCGCACCGCGCAGGCGGTCGGCTCGACGGCGGACGCCGTCGTGATCGGCACCAAGATCATCCAGCTGATCGACGGGCAACCACGCGAGAAGGTGGTGCCCGCGGTGCGCGAATTCCTCGCCGGCATCCGTGAGGCGCTGGACGCCCTGCCGGCGGCTACCCCCAAGAATGCGGCTGGCCGATAA
- the accD gene encoding acetyl-CoA carboxylase, carboxyltransferase subunit beta, with the protein MSWLEKLLPAKIAQTDPAERRQVPEGLWIKCPACETVLYKTDLEHNQNVCPSCSHHHRIGARARLDAFLDAEGRYEVGQEVLPVDALKFKDSRKYPERLKEALENTGETDALVVIGGSVHSINVVVACFEFEFMGGSMGSVVGERFVRGVETAIEQKVPFICFTATGGARMQEGLLSLMQMAKTNAALTRLAKKGLPYISVLTDPTMGGVSAGFAFVGDVVIAEPKALIGFAGPRVIESTVRVTLPEGFQRAEFLQTKGAIDFISDRRELRKTIASTLAMLLRQPADAVS; encoded by the coding sequence ATGAGCTGGCTTGAAAAACTGCTACCCGCCAAGATCGCACAAACCGACCCTGCCGAGCGCCGCCAGGTGCCCGAGGGCCTGTGGATCAAATGCCCGGCCTGCGAGACGGTGCTCTACAAGACCGACCTGGAACACAACCAGAACGTCTGCCCGAGCTGCAGCCACCACCACCGCATCGGCGCCCGCGCGCGCCTCGATGCTTTCCTGGATGCCGAGGGCCGCTACGAAGTCGGCCAGGAAGTGCTCCCGGTCGACGCCCTGAAGTTCAAGGACAGCCGCAAGTACCCCGAGCGGCTGAAGGAAGCCCTGGAAAACACCGGCGAGACCGATGCCCTGGTCGTCATCGGCGGCTCGGTCCACAGCATCAACGTGGTCGTGGCCTGCTTCGAATTCGAATTCATGGGCGGCAGCATGGGCAGCGTGGTCGGCGAGCGCTTCGTGCGCGGCGTCGAGACCGCCATCGAACAGAAGGTGCCCTTCATCTGCTTCACCGCCACCGGCGGTGCGCGCATGCAGGAAGGCCTGCTCTCGCTGATGCAGATGGCCAAGACCAACGCCGCGCTCACGCGCCTGGCAAAGAAGGGCCTGCCCTACATCAGCGTGCTGACCGACCCGACCATGGGCGGGGTGAGCGCCGGCTTCGCCTTCGTGGGCGATGTGGTCATTGCCGAACCCAAGGCGCTGATCGGCTTTGCCGGCCCGCGCGTGATCGAATCGACCGTGCGCGTGACGCTGCCCGAAGGCTTCCAGCGCGCCGAGTTCCTGCAGACCAAGGGCGCGATCGACTTCATCAGCGACCGCCGTGAACTGCGCAAGACGATTGCGAGCACGCTCGCGATGCTGCTGCGCCAGCCAGCCGACGCGGTGAGCTGA
- a CDS encoding FimV/HubP family polar landmark protein — MTRHLLPAARPSAVRPSPSSSGWRLSILGAAAAVALGMASTDASAFTLGQLKVQSALGEPLRAEIDVTEIAAAEADGLKINIATAEAFKNAGIPYNSALGDVKATLQRRAGGQYVVRLSGSRPLSDPFIDLLLEANGSSGRIVRDYTVLLDPPVTRQAAAPVVPIAPQISTPVERPAVAAARARRERAAAAASAAPPVAAAPASAPAAPASAPAAAATAPRAGGEQVTVQRGDTAGKIAGAHKPADVSLDQMLVALLLANPDAFIGGNVNRIKAGAVLELPGATEASAVPAAEARRTVTAQSRDFGNYRQRLAENAPTSNVAAASRKASGKLQANVEDRNAAASAPDKLTISQGSASTRAADEKVAQARQAQESSNRVAELSKNINELNKLKAGAGSSAPAAAPAPAAPGIPVPTPSTSATTSPPVAANPAPAVVVPAPTPAPAAAPAPAVAAAAPAAPTPEATAAAPVPAAEPTSTPPAADAAAAAPTAAASAAVAAPAAAPKPVVKAAPPPPPERGFFEELLDNPLMLAGAALIALLIGFLLYRVLGRRREEMSESVFLESRIPKDSFFGASGGESVDTKHRGDSSVSSLSYSPSQLDAGDVDPVAEADVYLAYGRDLQAEEILREALRLNPDRTAIHLKLLEIHAKRRDVRAYEGLATEVHKLTGGSGSDWNRVVDMGKDLDPGNPLYESGAPRSASQAETAAFAGALASAAKPPVAAVPTPVAPPPIASAPPPAFVPSVAPLDFDLDLSQPAPLAPAPSHAPVGASLPKSAYAPAPTTARPAAPLSNGHTAPPVDLENDFDTAPGALTPNTRPLNLNDADNTRPATLRNALPADSGFIEFDMSALAGLPARGASEPARAASALDDEGEDSPHAVKLSLARELQAIGDVEGARSLVEEVEAESAGDLKSQAKQLLAELR; from the coding sequence ATGACAAGACATCTGTTGCCCGCGGCCCGCCCATCGGCCGTTCGCCCCTCCCCGTCGTCCAGCGGTTGGCGCCTTTCCATCCTGGGTGCGGCTGCCGCCGTGGCCCTGGGAATGGCGAGCACCGATGCCAGCGCTTTCACGCTGGGACAACTGAAGGTGCAATCGGCGCTGGGCGAACCGCTGCGTGCCGAGATCGACGTGACCGAAATTGCCGCTGCCGAAGCGGACGGCCTGAAGATCAACATCGCCACCGCCGAAGCCTTCAAGAACGCGGGCATCCCCTACAACTCGGCACTGGGCGACGTCAAGGCGACGCTGCAGCGCCGCGCGGGCGGCCAGTACGTCGTGCGTCTGAGCGGCAGCCGCCCGCTCAGCGATCCTTTCATCGACCTGCTGCTCGAAGCCAACGGCTCCTCGGGCCGCATCGTCCGCGACTACACCGTGCTGCTCGATCCGCCGGTCACGCGACAGGCGGCGGCACCGGTCGTACCGATCGCCCCCCAGATCAGCACCCCGGTCGAGCGCCCTGCCGTCGCGGCAGCCCGCGCACGCCGCGAACGCGCTGCGGCCGCCGCGTCTGCTGCGCCGCCAGTCGCCGCAGCACCTGCATCTGCACCCGCAGCCCCGGCCAGTGCGCCCGCGGCGGCAGCAACCGCCCCCCGCGCAGGCGGCGAACAAGTCACCGTGCAGCGTGGCGATACCGCCGGCAAGATTGCCGGCGCCCACAAGCCGGCCGACGTGTCGCTCGACCAGATGCTGGTCGCCCTGCTGCTCGCCAATCCCGATGCGTTCATTGGCGGCAACGTCAACCGCATCAAGGCAGGCGCCGTGCTCGAACTGCCGGGCGCCACCGAGGCGAGCGCCGTTCCCGCTGCCGAGGCACGCCGCACGGTCACCGCGCAAAGCCGCGATTTCGGCAACTACCGCCAGCGCCTCGCGGAGAACGCGCCGACGTCGAACGTCGCCGCCGCCAGCCGCAAGGCCTCGGGCAAGCTGCAGGCGAACGTCGAAGACCGCAACGCAGCGGCCAGCGCACCCGACAAGCTCACGATTTCGCAAGGCAGCGCCTCCACCCGCGCAGCCGACGAAAAGGTCGCGCAGGCCCGTCAGGCGCAGGAAAGCAGCAACCGCGTGGCGGAGCTGTCCAAGAACATCAATGAGCTGAACAAGCTCAAGGCGGGCGCCGGCTCGTCGGCACCGGCCGCCGCACCAGCGCCTGCGGCACCGGGCATCCCCGTTCCAACGCCTTCCACCAGCGCCACCACGTCGCCGCCGGTCGCCGCCAACCCGGCGCCTGCGGTCGTTGTGCCCGCACCTACGCCTGCACCTGCAGCAGCACCCGCTCCCGCAGTGGCAGCCGCCGCACCGGCCGCGCCGACGCCTGAAGCAACGGCCGCCGCGCCCGTGCCGGCAGCCGAACCCACTTCCACGCCCCCGGCCGCCGACGCCGCAGCAGCAGCCCCCACGGCAGCAGCCAGCGCCGCGGTGGCTGCACCGGCTGCCGCACCGAAGCCGGTGGTCAAGGCCGCTCCGCCCCCGCCGCCGGAGCGCGGCTTCTTCGAAGAGCTGCTCGACAACCCGCTGATGCTCGCCGGCGCCGCGCTGATCGCGCTGCTGATCGGCTTCCTGCTGTACCGCGTGCTGGGTCGCCGGCGCGAGGAAATGAGCGAAAGCGTGTTCCTCGAGAGCCGCATCCCGAAGGACTCGTTCTTCGGCGCCAGCGGCGGCGAATCGGTCGACACCAAGCACCGCGGCGACTCCAGCGTGTCGTCGCTGTCGTACTCGCCGAGCCAGCTCGATGCGGGCGACGTCGACCCCGTCGCCGAGGCCGACGTCTACCTGGCCTACGGCCGCGACCTGCAGGCCGAGGAAATCCTGCGTGAAGCGCTGCGCCTGAACCCGGACCGCACGGCCATCCACCTCAAGCTGCTCGAAATTCACGCCAAGCGCCGCGACGTGCGCGCCTACGAAGGCTTGGCCACCGAAGTGCACAAGCTGACCGGCGGCTCGGGTTCCGACTGGAACCGCGTGGTCGACATGGGCAAGGACCTCGATCCGGGCAACCCGCTGTACGAATCCGGCGCCCCCCGCAGCGCAAGCCAGGCCGAAACGGCCGCCTTCGCGGGCGCCCTGGCATCCGCCGCCAAGCCACCGGTCGCCGCAGTGCCGACGCCCGTTGCACCGCCGCCGATCGCCTCGGCCCCGCCGCCGGCCTTCGTGCCCTCGGTGGCACCGCTGGATTTCGACCTGGATCTGAGCCAACCGGCGCCGCTGGCACCGGCACCAAGCCACGCACCGGTCGGCGCCAGCCTGCCCAAGTCAGCGTATGCACCCGCTCCGACGACGGCACGCCCCGCAGCGCCGCTGTCCAATGGCCATACAGCGCCGCCCGTCGATCTCGAAAACGATTTCGATACGGCTCCCGGTGCCCTGACGCCCAATACGCGCCCCTTGAACCTGAACGATGCGGACAACACGCGTCCGGCCACGCTGCGCAATGCGCTGCCGGCCGACTCGGGCTTCATCGAGTTCGACATGAGCGCTCTGGCAGGCCTGCCGGCCCGCGGTGCGTCCGAACCGGCACGCGCCGCCAGCGCGCTCGACGACGAAGGCGAAGACAGCCCCCACGCCGTCAAGCTCTCGCTGGCCCGCGAACTGCAGGCCATCGGCGACGTCGAAGGCGCACGCTCGCTGGTCGAGGAAGTCGAAGCCGAAAGCGCTGGCGACCTCAAGTCGCAAGCCAAGCAACTGCTCGCGGAACTGCGCTGA
- the truA gene encoding tRNA pseudouridine(38-40) synthase TruA: MRLALGIRYNGQAYEGWQSQRSGRTVQDKLEAALAKFTADPSGRIGTLCAGRTDAGVHALMQVVHFDTEVEREPFSWMRGTNRFLPDDIAVQWAQPVPDEFHCRASALARRYLYVLSQSPVRPSLDSGRVGWSMHPLDGDAMRKAAAVLIGTHDFSSFRASACQAKSPVKNLRRIEITRVGEGERCRWHFEFEADAFLHHMIRNLMGCLVRIGRGDERPEWIAEVLEARSRKVAAPTFSADGLYFLGPLYDAKWGLPAEATLQAGGAPYDGPP, encoded by the coding sequence GTGAGGCTGGCGCTCGGCATCCGGTACAACGGCCAGGCGTACGAGGGCTGGCAAAGCCAGCGCTCGGGCCGCACGGTGCAGGACAAGCTCGAAGCGGCCCTCGCGAAGTTCACCGCTGACCCATCGGGGCGCATCGGCACGCTGTGCGCCGGCCGCACCGATGCCGGCGTGCACGCGCTGATGCAGGTGGTGCACTTCGACACCGAGGTCGAACGCGAACCTTTCTCCTGGATGCGCGGCACCAACCGCTTCCTGCCCGACGACATCGCGGTGCAGTGGGCACAGCCGGTGCCCGACGAATTCCATTGCCGCGCCAGTGCCCTCGCGCGCCGCTACCTCTACGTGCTGTCGCAATCACCGGTGCGGCCAAGTCTCGATTCGGGCCGCGTCGGCTGGTCGATGCATCCGCTCGACGGCGATGCAATGCGAAAAGCCGCCGCCGTGCTCATCGGCACGCACGACTTCAGCTCGTTCCGCGCCTCGGCCTGCCAGGCGAAATCGCCCGTGAAGAACCTGCGCCGCATCGAGATCACGCGGGTCGGCGAAGGCGAGCGCTGCCGCTGGCATTTCGAGTTCGAGGCCGACGCCTTCCTGCACCACATGATCCGCAACCTGATGGGCTGCCTCGTGCGGATCGGCCGCGGCGACGAGCGCCCCGAGTGGATCGCCGAGGTGCTCGAGGCGCGCAGCCGCAAGGTCGCGGCGCCGACCTTCTCCGCGGACGGCCTGTACTTCCTCGGCCCGTTGTACGACGCCAAGTGGGGTCTGCCGGCCGAGGCCACGCTGCAGGCCGGCGGTGCTCCTTATGATGGCCCGCCATGA